A window of the Gossypium hirsutum isolate 1008001.06 chromosome A05, Gossypium_hirsutum_v2.1, whole genome shotgun sequence genome harbors these coding sequences:
- the LOC107941173 gene encoding auxin transporter-like protein 2 isoform X1: MPGEKQAEGAIVESFNESTENEEKEVELEEKGDHSIFSVKSLLWHGGSVYDAWFSCASNQVAQVLLTLPYSFSQMGMLSGIILQIFYGVLGSWTAYLISVLYIEYRSRKEKENFSFKNHVIQWFEVLDGLLGPYWKAIGLAFNCTFLLFGSVIQLIACASNIYYINDKLDKRTWTYIFGACCATTVFIPSFHNYRIWSFLGLAMTTYTAWYLTIASLVHGQTEGVTHQGPTKLVLYFTGATNILYTFGGHAVTVEIMHAMWKPQKFKSIYLLATLYVFSLTIPSATSVYWAFGDQLLDHSNAFSLLPHSAWRDAAVILMLIHQFITFGFACTPLYFVWEKVVGMHDTKSICLRAVCRLPVVIPIWFLAIIFPFFGPINSAVGSLLVSFTVYIIPALAHMFTYKSASARKNAAKKPPFFLPSWTAVYALNTFTIIWVLVIGFGLGGWASMANFIKQVDTSGLFAKCYQCPPSPSSVHY, from the exons ATGCCAGGAGAGAAACAGGCAGAGGgggccattgttgaaagctttaACGAGTCGactgaaaatgaagaaaaagaggtGGAGTTGGAGGAGAAAGGAGATCATTCCATTTTCAGTGTTAAGAGCCTTCTTTGGCATGGTGGTTCAGTTTATGATGCCTGGTTTAGCTGTGCTTCAAATCAG GTGGCTCAAGTTCTTTTAACACTACCATATTCTTTTTCTCAAATGGGAATGCTTTCTGGGATTATTCTGCAGATTTTCTATGGTGTTCTTGGAAGCTGGACTGCTTATCTCATCAGTGTTCTTTATATTGAGTACAGAAGCAGAAAAGAGAAAGAGAACTTTAGCTTCAAGAACCATGTCATACAG TGGTTTGAAGTGTTAGACGGTCTTTTGGGACCTTATTGGAAAGCTATTGGATTGGCTTTTAACTGCACTTTTCTGCTCTTTGGATCGGTCATTCAGCTTATTGCCTGTGCCAG caatatatattacataaatgaTAAGTTAGACAAAAGGACATGGACTTATATCTTTGGAGCTTGCTGTGCCACAACAGTGTTCATCCCTTCATTTCACAACTATAGAATCTGGTCTTTTCTGGGGCTTGCAATGACTACATACACTGCATGGTATTTGACCATTGCATCCCTTGTCCATGGCCAG ACGGAAGGTGTAACTCACCAAGGTCCAACTAAGTTGGTATTGTACTTCACAGGCGCCACCAATATCCTCTACACATTCGGTGGACATGCTGTCACAGT TGAAATTATGCATGCAATGTGGAAGCCTCAAAAGTTCAAGTCCATATATCTATTGGCCACCCTATATGTGTTCTCCCTAACCATCCCGTCGGCCACTTCTGTCTACTGGGCTTTTggcgatcaactcctagatcatTCCAATGCCTTTTCACTCCTTCCACATTCTGCGTGGCGTGATGCTGCAGTTATCCTAATGTTAATTCACCAG TTTATTACATTTGGGTTTGCGTGTACACCATTGTACTTTGTGTGGGAGAAAGTGGTGGGGATGCATGACACAAAGAGCATATGTTTGAGGGCAGTGTGCCGGTTACCTGTGGTGATTCCTATATGGTTCTTGGCTATCATATTTCCGTTCTTCGGACCTATTAACTCAGCTGTAGGTTCTCTTCTGGTTAGCTTCACTGTCTACATCATCCCTGCCTTGGCTCACATGTTCACCTATAAATCAGCCTCCGCTCGAAAG AATGCAGCCAAGAAGCCTCCCTTCTTCCTACCAAGTTGGACAGCAGTGTATGCACTGAACACATTCACAATTATATGGGTACTCGTTATCGGTTTTGGGTTAGGAGGTTgggctagcatggctaatttcaTCAAACAAGTCGATACATCCGGACTCTTCGCTAAGTGCTACCAATGTCCACCATCACCCTCATCCGTTCATTACTAA
- the LOC107941173 gene encoding auxin transporter-like protein 2 isoform X2: protein MPGEKQAEGAIVESFNESTENEEKEVELEEKGDHSIFSVKSLLWHGGSVYDAWFSCASNQIFYGVLGSWTAYLISVLYIEYRSRKEKENFSFKNHVIQWFEVLDGLLGPYWKAIGLAFNCTFLLFGSVIQLIACASNIYYINDKLDKRTWTYIFGACCATTVFIPSFHNYRIWSFLGLAMTTYTAWYLTIASLVHGQTEGVTHQGPTKLVLYFTGATNILYTFGGHAVTVEIMHAMWKPQKFKSIYLLATLYVFSLTIPSATSVYWAFGDQLLDHSNAFSLLPHSAWRDAAVILMLIHQFITFGFACTPLYFVWEKVVGMHDTKSICLRAVCRLPVVIPIWFLAIIFPFFGPINSAVGSLLVSFTVYIIPALAHMFTYKSASARKNAAKKPPFFLPSWTAVYALNTFTIIWVLVIGFGLGGWASMANFIKQVDTSGLFAKCYQCPPSPSSVHY from the exons ATGCCAGGAGAGAAACAGGCAGAGGgggccattgttgaaagctttaACGAGTCGactgaaaatgaagaaaaagaggtGGAGTTGGAGGAGAAAGGAGATCATTCCATTTTCAGTGTTAAGAGCCTTCTTTGGCATGGTGGTTCAGTTTATGATGCCTGGTTTAGCTGTGCTTCAAATCAG ATTTTCTATGGTGTTCTTGGAAGCTGGACTGCTTATCTCATCAGTGTTCTTTATATTGAGTACAGAAGCAGAAAAGAGAAAGAGAACTTTAGCTTCAAGAACCATGTCATACAG TGGTTTGAAGTGTTAGACGGTCTTTTGGGACCTTATTGGAAAGCTATTGGATTGGCTTTTAACTGCACTTTTCTGCTCTTTGGATCGGTCATTCAGCTTATTGCCTGTGCCAG caatatatattacataaatgaTAAGTTAGACAAAAGGACATGGACTTATATCTTTGGAGCTTGCTGTGCCACAACAGTGTTCATCCCTTCATTTCACAACTATAGAATCTGGTCTTTTCTGGGGCTTGCAATGACTACATACACTGCATGGTATTTGACCATTGCATCCCTTGTCCATGGCCAG ACGGAAGGTGTAACTCACCAAGGTCCAACTAAGTTGGTATTGTACTTCACAGGCGCCACCAATATCCTCTACACATTCGGTGGACATGCTGTCACAGT TGAAATTATGCATGCAATGTGGAAGCCTCAAAAGTTCAAGTCCATATATCTATTGGCCACCCTATATGTGTTCTCCCTAACCATCCCGTCGGCCACTTCTGTCTACTGGGCTTTTggcgatcaactcctagatcatTCCAATGCCTTTTCACTCCTTCCACATTCTGCGTGGCGTGATGCTGCAGTTATCCTAATGTTAATTCACCAG TTTATTACATTTGGGTTTGCGTGTACACCATTGTACTTTGTGTGGGAGAAAGTGGTGGGGATGCATGACACAAAGAGCATATGTTTGAGGGCAGTGTGCCGGTTACCTGTGGTGATTCCTATATGGTTCTTGGCTATCATATTTCCGTTCTTCGGACCTATTAACTCAGCTGTAGGTTCTCTTCTGGTTAGCTTCACTGTCTACATCATCCCTGCCTTGGCTCACATGTTCACCTATAAATCAGCCTCCGCTCGAAAG AATGCAGCCAAGAAGCCTCCCTTCTTCCTACCAAGTTGGACAGCAGTGTATGCACTGAACACATTCACAATTATATGGGTACTCGTTATCGGTTTTGGGTTAGGAGGTTgggctagcatggctaatttcaTCAAACAAGTCGATACATCCGGACTCTTCGCTAAGTGCTACCAATGTCCACCATCACCCTCATCCGTTCATTACTAA